A DNA window from Ovis aries strain OAR_USU_Benz2616 breed Rambouillet chromosome 7, ARS-UI_Ramb_v3.0, whole genome shotgun sequence contains the following coding sequences:
- the CPNE6 gene encoding copine-6 isoform X2, which produces MSDPEMAWVPEPPAMTLGASRVELRVSCHGLLDRDTLTKPHPCVLLKLHSDEQWVEVERTEVLRSCSSPVFSRVLALEYFFEEKQPLQFHVFDAEDGSTSPRNDTFLGSTECTLGQIVSQTKVTKPLLLKNGKNAGKSTITIVAEEVSGTNDYVQLTFRAHKLDNKDLFSKSDPFMEIYKTNGDQSDQLVWRTEVVKNNLNPSWEPFRLSLHSLCSCDVHRPLKFLVYDYDSSGKHDFIGEFTSTFQEMQEGTASPGQEMQWDCINPKYRDKKKNYKSSGTVVLAQCTVEKVHTFLDYIMGGCQISFTVAIDFTASNGDPRSSQSLHCLSPRQPNHYLQALRAVGGICQDYDSDKRFPAFGFGARIPPNFEVSHDFAINFDPENPECEEISGVIASYRRCLPQIQLYGPTNVAPIINRVAGPAQREQSTGQATKYSVLLVLTDGVVSDMAETRTAIVRASRLPMSIIIVGVGNADFSDMRLLDGDDGTLRCPRGVPAARDIVQFVPFRDFKDASPSALAKCVLAEVPRQVVEYYASQGISPGAPRPSTPATTPSPSP; this is translated from the exons ATGTCCGACCCAGAGATGGCCTGGGTGCCCGAGCCCCCAGCCATGACACTGGGGGCCTCGAGAGTGGAGCTGCGGGTGTCCTGCCACGGCCTCCTCGACCGAGACACACTCACCAAGCCCCACCCCTGTGTGCTGCTCAAGCTCCACTCCGACGAGCAGTGGGTGGAG GTGGAGCGCACAGAGGTGCTGCGCTCCTGCTCCAGCCCCGTCTTCTCCCGGGTGCTGGCCCTGGAGTACTTCTTCGAGGAGAAGCAGCCCCTGCAGTTCCACGTGTTTGACGCCGAGGACGGATCCACCAGTCCCCGCAATGACACCTTCCTCGGCTCCACTGAGTGCACCTTGGGGcag ATCGTGTCACAAACCAAGGTCACTAAGCCTCTGCTACTGAAGAATGGGAAGAACGCGGGCAAGTCCACCATCACG ATTGTGGCCGAAGAGGTGTCTGGCACCAACGACTACGTGCAGCTCACCTTCAGAGCCCACAAGCTGGACAACAAG GACCTGTTCAGCAAGTCTGACCCTTTCATGGAGATCTATAAGACTAACGGGGACCAGAGCGACCAGCTGGTCTGGAGAACGGAG GTGGTGAAGAACAATCTGAACCCCAGCTGGGAGCCGTTCCGTCTGTCCCTGCACTCCCTGTGCAGCTGTGACGTCCACCGGCCTCTCAAG TTCCTGGTGTATGACTATGACTCCAGTGGGAAGCATGACTTCATCGGCGAGTTCACCAGCACCttccaggagatgcaggaaggaACAGCAAGCCCTGGGCAGGAG ATGCAGTGGGACTGTATCAACCCCAAGTACCGGGACAAGAAGAAGAATTACAAGAGCTCAGGGACCGTAGTGCTGGCCCAGTGCACG gTGGAGAAGGTGCACACCTTCCTGGATTACATCATGGGGGGCTGCCAGATCAGCTTCACG GTGGCAATCGACTTCACGGCCTCCAACGGGGACCCAAGGAGCAGCCAGTCCCTGCACTGCCTGAGCCCCCGCCAGCCCAACCACTACCTGCAGGCTCTGCGTGCAGTGGGAGGCATCTGCCAGGACTATGACAG TGACAAGCGGTTCCCAGCGTTTGGCTTTGGAGCTCGCATCCCACCCAACTTCGAG GTGTCCCATGACTTTGCTATCAACTTTGACCCAGAAAATCCTGAATGTGAAG AGATCTCAGGGGTCATTGCCTCCTACCGCCGTTGCCTGCCCCAGATCCAGCTCTATGGCCCCACCAATGTGGCCCCCATCATCAACCGCGTGGCGGGGCCAGCTCAGCGGGAGCAGAGCACTGGCCAAGCCACG AAGTACTCGGTGCTGCTGGTGCTCACGGACGGTGTGGTGAGCGACATGGCTGAGACCCGCACCGCCATTGTGCGCGCCTCCCGCCTGCCCATGTCCATCATCATCGTGGGCGTGGGCAATGCCGACTTCTCTGACATGAGGCTCCTGGATGGAGACGACGGTACCTTGCGTTGCCCCCGAGGGGTGCCCGCGGCTCGCGACATTGTCCAGTTCGTGCCGTTCCGGGACTTCAAGGAT GCCTCACCCTCTGCGCTAGCGAAGTGTGTCCTGGCCGAGGTGCCCCGGCAGGTGGTAGAGTACTACGCCAGCCAGGGCATCAGCCCCGGGGCTCCCAGGCCCTCCACGCCAGCCACGACCCCCAGCCCTAGCCCATGA
- the CPNE6 gene encoding copine-6 isoform X1, producing MSDPEMAWVPEPPAMTLGASRVELRVSCHGLLDRDTLTKPHPCVLLKLHSDEQWVEVERTEVLRSCSSPVFSRVLALEYFFEEKQPLQFHVFDAEDGSTSPRNDTFLGSTECTLGQIVSQTKVTKPLLLKNGKNAGKSTITIVAEEVSGTNDYVQLTFRAHKLDNKDLFSKSDPFMEIYKTNGDQSDQLVWRTEVVKNNLNPSWEPFRLSLHSLCSCDVHRPLKFLVYDYDSSGKHDFIGEFTSTFQEMQEGTASPGQEMQWDCINPKYRDKKKNYKSSGTVVLAQCTVSPSAHPKPFPTPYNPHGNLRFSLALITKSISLLLGTENPRPIYHQLQPQKLWPLHFPCRSPTQLPPQGPSIPPYLPSPHQVEKVHTFLDYIMGGCQISFTVAIDFTASNGDPRSSQSLHCLSPRQPNHYLQALRAVGGICQDYDSDKRFPAFGFGARIPPNFEVSHDFAINFDPENPECEEISGVIASYRRCLPQIQLYGPTNVAPIINRVAGPAQREQSTGQATKYSVLLVLTDGVVSDMAETRTAIVRASRLPMSIIIVGVGNADFSDMRLLDGDDGTLRCPRGVPAARDIVQFVPFRDFKDASPSALAKCVLAEVPRQVVEYYASQGISPGAPRPSTPATTPSPSP from the exons ATGTCCGACCCAGAGATGGCCTGGGTGCCCGAGCCCCCAGCCATGACACTGGGGGCCTCGAGAGTGGAGCTGCGGGTGTCCTGCCACGGCCTCCTCGACCGAGACACACTCACCAAGCCCCACCCCTGTGTGCTGCTCAAGCTCCACTCCGACGAGCAGTGGGTGGAG GTGGAGCGCACAGAGGTGCTGCGCTCCTGCTCCAGCCCCGTCTTCTCCCGGGTGCTGGCCCTGGAGTACTTCTTCGAGGAGAAGCAGCCCCTGCAGTTCCACGTGTTTGACGCCGAGGACGGATCCACCAGTCCCCGCAATGACACCTTCCTCGGCTCCACTGAGTGCACCTTGGGGcag ATCGTGTCACAAACCAAGGTCACTAAGCCTCTGCTACTGAAGAATGGGAAGAACGCGGGCAAGTCCACCATCACG ATTGTGGCCGAAGAGGTGTCTGGCACCAACGACTACGTGCAGCTCACCTTCAGAGCCCACAAGCTGGACAACAAG GACCTGTTCAGCAAGTCTGACCCTTTCATGGAGATCTATAAGACTAACGGGGACCAGAGCGACCAGCTGGTCTGGAGAACGGAG GTGGTGAAGAACAATCTGAACCCCAGCTGGGAGCCGTTCCGTCTGTCCCTGCACTCCCTGTGCAGCTGTGACGTCCACCGGCCTCTCAAG TTCCTGGTGTATGACTATGACTCCAGTGGGAAGCATGACTTCATCGGCGAGTTCACCAGCACCttccaggagatgcaggaaggaACAGCAAGCCCTGGGCAGGAG ATGCAGTGGGACTGTATCAACCCCAAGTACCGGGACAAGAAGAAGAATTACAAGAGCTCAGGGACCGTAGTGCTGGCCCAGTGCACGGTAAGTCCCAGTGCCCATCCCAAGCCCTTTCCCACCCCCTACAACCCCCATGGCAACCTCAGATTCAGCCTTGCCCTCATTACAAAGAGCATTTCCCTGCTTCTGGGAACTGAGAACCCTCGTCCTATCTACCACCAACTTCAGCCTCAAAAACTCTGGCCCCTCCATTTCCCCTGCAGAAGCCCCACCCAGCTCCCTCCTCAAGGGCCCAGCATTCCACCTTAtctgccctctccccaccaggTGGAGAAGGTGCACACCTTCCTGGATTACATCATGGGGGGCTGCCAGATCAGCTTCACG GTGGCAATCGACTTCACGGCCTCCAACGGGGACCCAAGGAGCAGCCAGTCCCTGCACTGCCTGAGCCCCCGCCAGCCCAACCACTACCTGCAGGCTCTGCGTGCAGTGGGAGGCATCTGCCAGGACTATGACAG TGACAAGCGGTTCCCAGCGTTTGGCTTTGGAGCTCGCATCCCACCCAACTTCGAG GTGTCCCATGACTTTGCTATCAACTTTGACCCAGAAAATCCTGAATGTGAAG AGATCTCAGGGGTCATTGCCTCCTACCGCCGTTGCCTGCCCCAGATCCAGCTCTATGGCCCCACCAATGTGGCCCCCATCATCAACCGCGTGGCGGGGCCAGCTCAGCGGGAGCAGAGCACTGGCCAAGCCACG AAGTACTCGGTGCTGCTGGTGCTCACGGACGGTGTGGTGAGCGACATGGCTGAGACCCGCACCGCCATTGTGCGCGCCTCCCGCCTGCCCATGTCCATCATCATCGTGGGCGTGGGCAATGCCGACTTCTCTGACATGAGGCTCCTGGATGGAGACGACGGTACCTTGCGTTGCCCCCGAGGGGTGCCCGCGGCTCGCGACATTGTCCAGTTCGTGCCGTTCCGGGACTTCAAGGAT GCCTCACCCTCTGCGCTAGCGAAGTGTGTCCTGGCCGAGGTGCCCCGGCAGGTGGTAGAGTACTACGCCAGCCAGGGCATCAGCCCCGGGGCTCCCAGGCCCTCCACGCCAGCCACGACCCCCAGCCCTAGCCCATGA